Below is a genomic region from Kribbella qitaiheensis.
GACATCATGTGGTTCGACTTCTCCTACCCCGGCCGCCCGTACGACGACGGAACGCCGAGCGGCAAGGGCAAGGACGACTGGCGCTCCGAGGAGTTGACGGCGATGGTCCGGGAGTTGCAGCCGGGCATCCTGATCAACGACCGGCTGGACATCCCTGGCGACTTCGTCACCCCCGAGCAGTACCAGCCCAGCGGGCCGATGATGCGCGACGGCGAACCGGTGGTCTGGGAGGCGTGCCAGACCCTCAACGGCAGCTGGGGATACGACCGCGACAACCTGGACTGGAAGTCACCGGACCTGCTCGTCCGGATGCTCGTCGACTCGGTCTCCAAGGACGGCAACCTGCTGCTCAACGTCGGTCCGACCGGGCGCGGCGAGTTCGATCCGCGGGCGGTGGCGACGCTGGCCGAGATCGGTCGCTGGACCAGGCAGCACAGCCGATCCGTGCACGGCTGCTGCCCGAGCGAGCTGGCACCGCCTCAGGATTGCCGCTTCACCCAACGCGGCAACCGCCTCTACCTGCACGTGTTCACCTGGCCGATGCAGCACTTGCACCTACCTGGCATGGCGGGGAAGGTCCGCTATGCGCAGTTCCTGCATGACGCGTCCGAAGTACGCCGTACTGTCACCGACCCCGACCAGGCGGCCCAGAACACCACCATGGGCGGCCTCGCCCCGGGCACCCTGACGCTCGAACTCCCGACCCAGCGCCCCGACGTCCTGATACCGGTGATCGAGCTCTTCCTGGATTAAGCCTTGGCGGGTGGCTCGACCGGCGTGGGCCGGCCGGGCTGCTCGCCGCCGCGGGCTTGAAGGTAGGAGTTCTTCGGGACCATCACCTTGCGCTTGAAGAGGCAGACGACGGTGCCGTCCTGCTTGTAGCCCTTGGTCTCGACATAGACGACGCCGCGGTCGTCCTTGGACTTGGACTCCCATTTGTCCAGCACGACGGTCTCGCCGTAGATGGTGTCGCCGTGGAAGGTCGGCGCGATGTGCCGCAGCGACTCGACCTCCAGGTTGGCGATCGCCTTACCGCTGACATCGGGGACCGACATGCCGAGCAGGAGCGAGTAGATGTAGTTGCCAACTACAACGTTCTTGCCGAACTGGGTGGTCTCCCCGGCGTAGTTCGCGTCCAGGTGCAGCGGGTGGTGGTTCATGGTGAGCAGGCAGAACAGGTGGTCGTCGTACTCGGTCACCGTCTTGCCGGGCCAGTGTTTGTAGACGGCACCGACCTCGAACTCCTCGTAACTGCGCCCGAACTGCATCCGCACTCCTCCTGGCTCCGGCCCCGGAACCCCCATGCTGCCCAATCCCCCGCGATCCCGGCAGTACCCGGAGGCGTGGCCTACCTCTCAAACCGGTGACGGTCGCCGAGAGATGCGTCACCCGGCGGTGCGTCATCGGCGCGTAAGTCATCTGTAAGCGGCACCTGTTTGGCTGGAGTCTCTGGGGACAGGGGACAGGACTCATGCTGCGAATTCATTTCACTGCGGACGACTACGCCAGGACCACCCTGGCGGCCGGACCGGACCCGATGTGGGAGATGCTGCTCAGCCTGCACATGCTGCAGGTGGACGACGGCCCGCTCGAGTACGGCGGCTGGCGGCAACGGATGCGGCGTCGGCTGCCGCGCGAGACCGTCGGGCCGTTGGCAGTGCTCGCTCCGCCGGTCGGGTACTCCCCCGACTTCCTGACGCCACCTAGCCGGCCCGGTGAGTTCGACGGTGTGGTGGACCAACTGCTGGCGGTCCCGCGCCAGCAGTTGCAGACCGACCTCTCCATGCTGACCCCACG
It encodes:
- a CDS encoding alpha-L-fucosidase encodes the protein MTDLTSSVTKFKDWRFGLFVHWGLYSLPARHEWVKNRERLTDEDYQPYFDHFEPDLYDPRAWARAAREAGMRYAVLTTKHHEGFCLWDSAVSDYTVAGTPWGKDLVGPFVEACRAEGLGIGFYHSLIDWHHPEFPVDGVHPQRDDLEARAKSAGRDIQVYADYLHAQVRELLTNYGPIDIMWFDFSYPGRPYDDGTPSGKGKDDWRSEELTAMVRELQPGILINDRLDIPGDFVTPEQYQPSGPMMRDGEPVVWEACQTLNGSWGYDRDNLDWKSPDLLVRMLVDSVSKDGNLLLNVGPTGRGEFDPRAVATLAEIGRWTRQHSRSVHGCCPSELAPPQDCRFTQRGNRLYLHVFTWPMQHLHLPGMAGKVRYAQFLHDASEVRRTVTDPDQAAQNTTMGGLAPGTLTLELPTQRPDVLIPVIELFLD
- a CDS encoding MaoC family dehydratase — encoded protein: MQFGRSYEEFEVGAVYKHWPGKTVTEYDDHLFCLLTMNHHPLHLDANYAGETTQFGKNVVVGNYIYSLLLGMSVPDVSGKAIANLEVESLRHIAPTFHGDTIYGETVVLDKWESKSKDDRGVVYVETKGYKQDGTVVCLFKRKVMVPKNSYLQARGGEQPGRPTPVEPPAKA